A single genomic interval of Scylla paramamosain isolate STU-SP2022 chromosome 4, ASM3559412v1, whole genome shotgun sequence harbors:
- the LOC135100110 gene encoding uncharacterized protein LOC135100110, whose protein sequence is MAREVILKLDRWLKAEEATTLEEVKGVIQMEQFMSQMPLSVRCELASHDVKDVMEAGRRADKYCAVRGMNGDEHHEGRKPFSSRNDGHQRYKNDSQMSSTSVHRSNQPRPNNYSFPHTYTMPPPADHNMRSAPYGSRPRSITYYQKGSGDEGAVKCLGCGSSGHRKFQCPKGRPKPVGAVAAQRDLIKYVENMNAEIQEEPPKDEGFEHFTSKGTVKVEGSPEKVIRILRDTGANQSLILSSVLPWNEETSTGREVSCKGAGGQFSIPLHKVWLDCGYVTGEVTVGVKEALPVDGVDMLVGNDLAGGRVIPKLQMVDNPLIGMTETTTPAAVPHSTDGEAEVPELFPVCAVTRAMARKERMDTEGATQEDEGLGVLFEEPDEKGTNPECASGGPVVGQVGPNLDFLVEKNELIKVQESDESLKSAWNEANRLGELDNEYVGYYVNNGVLMRSWRPLTAPTSDHWMVKGQIVVPWVYRKKILEMAHEGNLAGHLGVRKTLRKILCHFYWPRVRGDVKEFCKTCGLCQKVGKPNQVIRPAPLHPIPVVEEPFSKVVIDCVGPLPRTRRGNQYLLTIMCMSSRFPEAIPLRSINSKNIVRELVKFFSWVGIPKVLQSDQGSNFTSRAFKEILRGLKIEQRLSSAYHPQSQGCVERFHQTLKNTLRMYCEEMSVQWDEDYNLEIHHVKGSENIIADALSRAPPSREAS, encoded by the exons ATGGCTCGAGAGGTTATCCTTAAACTGGATCGGTGGCTGAAGGCCGAGGAAGCCACTACGCTTGAAGAGGTAAAAGGAGTTATACAGATGGAACAATTTATGAGCCAAATGCCCCTCAGTGTAAGATGTGAGCTCGCATCACACGACGTGAAAGACGTGATGGAAGCCGGACGCAGAGCTGACAAGTACTGTGCGGTCCGTGGGATGAACGGAGATGAACACCATGAAGGGAGAAAGCCATTCTCCAGCAGAAATGATGGTCATCAGAGATATAAGAATGACAGTCAGATGAGCTCGACATCAGTCCACAGATCAAACCAGCCCCGCCCTAACAACTATagttttccccacacttacaccaTGCCCCCGCCAGCCGACCACAACATGAGGTCTGCGCCCTATGGGAGTAGGCCCAGGAGCATTACCTATTACCAGAAGGGTAGTGGGGATGAAGGTGCAGTTAAGTGCCTTGGATGTGGAAGTAGCGGGCATAGGAAGTTCCAGTGTCCGAAGGGACGGCCGAAGCCAGTGGGAGCAGTTGCCGCCCAAAGAGACCTGATAAAGTATGTGGAGAATATGAAtgcagagatacaagaggagccGCCGAAAGATGAGGGCTTTGAGCACTTCACTAGTAAGGGCAcagtgaaagtggagggaagcccAGAGAAGGTGATCAGAATCCTTCGGGATACGGGAGCTAACCAGAGTCTGATCTTAAGTAGTGTACTCCCATGGAATGAGGAGACCAGCACTGGCAGAGAGGTCTCATGCAAGGGTGCAGGGGGCCAGTTCAGTATTCCCCTGCACAAAGTTTGGCTGGACTGTGGATACGTCACtggagaggtgacggtgggagtgaaggaggcactgcCCGTAGATGGAGTGGATATGCTGGTTGGGAACGACCTGGCTGGAGGTCGAGTTATCCCTAAACTTCAGATGGTAGACAATCCTCTGATAGGGATGACGGAAACCACCACTCCAGCAGCAGTCCCTCACTCAACAGATGGGGAGGCAGAGGTGCCtgaattgttcccagtctgCGCAGTGACCCGAGCGATGGCCCGGAAGGAACGCATGGACACCGAGGGAGCAACGCAGGAGGACGAAGGCCTGGGCGTTCTGTTTGAGGaacctgatgaaaaaggaaCTAACCCGGAGTGCGCGAGTGGTGGACCGGTTGTAGGTCAGGTGGGGCCCAACCTTGATTTTCTGGTAGAAAAGAACGAGTTGATAAAAGTTCAGGAGAGTGATGAAAGCTTGAAGTCTGCTTGGAATGAGGCTAACAGGCTGGGTGAGCTTGACAATGAGTACGTGGGCTACTACGTGAATAACGGGGTATTAATGAGAAGTTGGAGGCCCCTGACAGCCCCAACCTCCGATCACTGGATGGTAAAAGGGCAGATTGTGGTGCCATGggtgtataggaagaaaattttggagATGGCACACGAAGGTAATCTGGCAGGACACCTGGGGGTCAGAAAAACCCTAAGAAAGATCCTGTGTCATTTTTACTGGCccagagtgagaggtgatgtgaaaGAGTTTTGTAAAACTTGTGGTTTGTGTCAGAAGGTGGGCAAGCCGAACCAGGTGATTCGCCCTGCCCCCCTTCACCCTATACCTGTGGTCGAGGAACCATTCAGTAAGGTGGTGATAGACTGTGTAGGTCCTTTACCAAGGACCCGGAGGGGGAACCAGTACTTGCTGACTATTATGTGTATGTCATCCAGGTTTCCTGAGGCCATTCCCCTCAGGAGTATAAACTCTAAAAACATTGTGAGGGAACTGGTGAAATTTTTCTCCTGGGTGGGAATCCCTAAGGTGTTGCAGTCAGACCAGGgaagtaatttcacttctcGTGCGTTCAAGGAAATCCTAAGGGGTCTAAAGATTGAACAGAGACTGTCGAGTGCTTATCACCCTCAGTCTCAGGGTTGTGTAGAAAGATTTCACcaaactctcaaaaacactctcaggatgtattgtgaggagatgagtgttcAGTGGGATGAG GACTATAACTTAGAGATTCACCATGTGAAAGGCAGTGAGAATATTATTGCTGATGCCTTGTCCCGTGCACCACCTAGTCGTGAGGCATCCTAa